GCGAAGGAGATCGCATGACGGCCCGCTCCCTGACCCTCACCGAGGTAGAGGCCCTCGCCCGCTCCGCGCACGAGGGGCAGACCGACAAGGCCGGCCGGCCCTACGCCGAGCACCTGGCCGCCGTCGCCGAGGGCGTGCGGCTGCGCGGCGGCAGCCCCGCCCAGCAGGCCGCGGCCTGGCTCCACGACTCCGTGGAGGACGACGCGCTCAGCCCCGGACAGCTCGCCGCGGCCGCCCTCCCGGAGGAGGTCAAGGCCATGGTCCTGGCCCTCACCAAACGCGCCGGAGAACCGCTCGAGGACTACGCCGCCCGCATCCTCGCCACGCCCGGCGCCCTCCTCGTCAAGGAAGCCGACATCGCGCACAACGCCGATCCCGTACGCCTCTCCGTACTGGACGCGCCCACCCGCGACCGGCTGGCCGCGAAGTACGCGTACGTCCGCTCCCTCCTCGGCATCACCACGCCCTGACCCCCGCCCCACGCCCGAAATGTGCCCGGTATGTGCGTGCTTGGCGGAAAAGACGTGATGGCGATTCGTCACGAGGCGGATAGCGGGGGCCGGTTGGTGGGAGGATGGTCCATGTGGGGGCGTACAGGGCCGTACGCCCCGGGCCGGCCAGGGGACGACCGAAGGTGTGATCAGTAGTGGCCATTTCGCTGTCAGTGGTGGTTCTGTTGGCGGTCATCCTGGTGATCCTGATCCGCGGCAAGCACATGAAGGCCGGCCCCGCGATCATCGCGGTCCTCTTCGGCTTCTTCCTCGCGTCCAGCTCCATCGCCCCGGACGTCAACCGGTTCCTGAACTCCCTCGCGGACACCATCGCGGGCATCAAGCTCTGACCCGCCACCGACCCCGCGAAACCGACCCCGCGAACGCCTCAGGGCCAGGTCGAGGAGAAGATCTCCGACCTGGCCCTGAGCCATGAAGAGCGGGTGACGGGAATCGAACCCGCGTAGCTAGTTTGGAAGACTAGGGCTCTACCATTGAGCTACACCCGCAACACGTGCGCCG
The Streptomyces sp. NBC_00091 genome window above contains:
- a CDS encoding HD domain-containing protein; this translates as MTARSLTLTEVEALARSAHEGQTDKAGRPYAEHLAAVAEGVRLRGGSPAQQAAAWLHDSVEDDALSPGQLAAAALPEEVKAMVLALTKRAGEPLEDYAARILATPGALLVKEADIAHNADPVRLSVLDAPTRDRLAAKYAYVRSLLGITTP